A stretch of Mastomys coucha isolate ucsf_1 unplaced genomic scaffold, UCSF_Mcou_1 pScaffold3, whole genome shotgun sequence DNA encodes these proteins:
- the Mmp11 gene encoding stromelysin-3 isoform X1, translated as MARAACLLRAISRALLPLPLLLLLLLLLLPPLMARARPPESHHRHHPVKRGPQLPHAALPYSLTSAPASPWVPSPAGSSRPLRCGVPDPPEVLNARNRQKRFVLSGGRWEKTDLTYRILRFPWQLVREQVRQTVAEALQVWSEVTPLTFTEVQEGRADIMIDFARYWHGDNLPFDGPGGILAHAFFPKTHREGDVHFDYDETWTIGDNQGTDLLQVAAHEFGHVLGLQHTTAAKALMSPFYTFRYPLSLSPDDRRGIQHLYGRPRLTPTSPTPTLSSQAGTDTNEIALLEVTRRLVGRQSRKPRQMSVRLPSMPFPPSEASSSSLRQALCGGCAVGDCSPGILLWPLGTGKDCPALWMQLLRMPRARFGSSKRCQPRTSRWQDFINSGAQYWVYDGEKPVLGPAPLSKLGLQRSPVHAALVWGAEKNKIYFFQGGDYWRFHPRTQQVDNPVPRRATDWRGVPSEIDAAFQDAEGYAYFLRGHLYWKFDPVKVKVLEGFPRSIGPDFFDCAEPANTFR; from the exons gagAGTCACCACCGTCACCACCCTGTGAAGAGAGGACCTCAGCTCCCGCATGCAGCTCTGCCTTATAGCTTAacatctgcccctgcctccccctgGGTCCCCAGTCCTGCTGGTAGTTCCAGACCTCTACGATGTGGTGTGCCTGACCCGCCTGAAGTACTGAATGCCCGGAACCGACAGAAGCGCTTCGTCCTGTCAGGAGGGCGCTGGGAGAAGACAGACCTCACTTATAG GATCCTCCGGTTCCCATGGCAGCTCGTAAGGGAACAGGTACGGCAGACGGTGGCAGAGGCCCTCCAGGTATGGAGTGAGGTGACCCCACTCACTTTCACCGAGGTGCAAGAGGGACGGGCTGACATCATGATCGACTTCGCCAGG TACTGGCATGGGGACAACCTGCCGTTTGACGGGCCTGGGGGCATCCTGGCCCATGCTTTCTTCCCTAAGACCCACCGAGAAGGGGATGTCCACTTCGACTATGACGAAACTTGGACTATTGGGGACAACCAGG GCACAGACCTGCTACAAGTGGCGGCTCATGAATTTGGCCATGTTCTGGGGCTGCAACACACCACAGCAGCTAAGGCCCTCATGTCCCCTTTCTACACCTTCCGCTACCCTCTGAGCCTTAGCCCAGATGACCGAAGGGGCATCCAGCACCTCTATGGCCGGCCCCGGCTGACCCCCACCTCCCCTACCCCAACCTTGAGCTCCCAGGCTGGGACGGATACCAATGAGATTGCACTGCTGGAGGTAACAAGGAGACTGGTGGGAAGACAGAG CCGGAAACCCCGCCAGATGTCTGTGAGACTTCCTTCGATGCCGTTTCCACCATCCGAGGCGAGCTCTTCTTCTTTAAGGCAGGCTTTGTGTGGAGGCTGCGCAGTGGGCGACTGCAGCCCGGGTATCCTGCTCTGGCCTCTCGGCACTGGCAAGGACTGCCCAGCCCTGTGGATGCAGCTTTTGAGGATGCCCAGGGCCAGATTTGGTTCTTCCAAG AGATGTCAACCTAGAACGTCCAGGTGGCAGGACTTCATAAACTCAG GTGCTCAGTACTGGGTATATGACGGTGAGAAGCCAGTCCTAGGCCCTGCACCGCTCTCCAAgctgggcctgcagaggtcccCCGTCCATGCCGCCTTGGTCtggggtgctgagaagaacaAGATCTACTTCTTCCAAGGTGGAGACTATTGGCGTTTCCACCCCAGAACCCAACAAGTGGACAATCCCGTGCCCCGGCGTGCCACTGACTGGCGAGGGGTACCTTCTGAGATCGACGCTGCCTTCCAGGATGCGGAGG gCTATGCCTACTTCCTGCGCGGCCATCTCTACTGGAAGTTTGACCCCGTGAAGGTGAAGGTCCTAGAAGGCTTTCCTCGCTCCATAGGTCCTGACTTCTTTGACTGTGCAGAACCTGCCAATACTTTCCGCTGA
- the Mmp11 gene encoding stromelysin-3 isoform X2: MARAACLLRAISRALLPLPLLLLLLLLLLPPLMARARPPESHHRHHPVKRGPQLPHAALPYSLTSAPASPWVPSPAGSSRPLRCGVPDPPEVLNARNRQKRFVLSGGRWEKTDLTYRILRFPWQLVREQVRQTVAEALQVWSEVTPLTFTEVQEGRADIMIDFARYWHGDNLPFDGPGGILAHAFFPKTHREGDVHFDYDETWTIGDNQGTDLLQVAAHEFGHVLGLQHTTAAKALMSPFYTFRYPLSLSPDDRRGIQHLYGRPRLTPTSPTPTLSSQAGTDTNEIALLEPETPPDVCETSFDAVSTIRGELFFFKAGFVWRLRSGRLQPGYPALASRHWQGLPSPVDAAFEDAQGQIWFFQGAQYWVYDGEKPVLGPAPLSKLGLQRSPVHAALVWGAEKNKIYFFQGGDYWRFHPRTQQVDNPVPRRATDWRGVPSEIDAAFQDAEGYAYFLRGHLYWKFDPVKVKVLEGFPRSIGPDFFDCAEPANTFR, encoded by the exons gagAGTCACCACCGTCACCACCCTGTGAAGAGAGGACCTCAGCTCCCGCATGCAGCTCTGCCTTATAGCTTAacatctgcccctgcctccccctgGGTCCCCAGTCCTGCTGGTAGTTCCAGACCTCTACGATGTGGTGTGCCTGACCCGCCTGAAGTACTGAATGCCCGGAACCGACAGAAGCGCTTCGTCCTGTCAGGAGGGCGCTGGGAGAAGACAGACCTCACTTATAG GATCCTCCGGTTCCCATGGCAGCTCGTAAGGGAACAGGTACGGCAGACGGTGGCAGAGGCCCTCCAGGTATGGAGTGAGGTGACCCCACTCACTTTCACCGAGGTGCAAGAGGGACGGGCTGACATCATGATCGACTTCGCCAGG TACTGGCATGGGGACAACCTGCCGTTTGACGGGCCTGGGGGCATCCTGGCCCATGCTTTCTTCCCTAAGACCCACCGAGAAGGGGATGTCCACTTCGACTATGACGAAACTTGGACTATTGGGGACAACCAGG GCACAGACCTGCTACAAGTGGCGGCTCATGAATTTGGCCATGTTCTGGGGCTGCAACACACCACAGCAGCTAAGGCCCTCATGTCCCCTTTCTACACCTTCCGCTACCCTCTGAGCCTTAGCCCAGATGACCGAAGGGGCATCCAGCACCTCTATGGCCGGCCCCGGCTGACCCCCACCTCCCCTACCCCAACCTTGAGCTCCCAGGCTGGGACGGATACCAATGAGATTGCACTGCTGGAG CCGGAAACCCCGCCAGATGTCTGTGAGACTTCCTTCGATGCCGTTTCCACCATCCGAGGCGAGCTCTTCTTCTTTAAGGCAGGCTTTGTGTGGAGGCTGCGCAGTGGGCGACTGCAGCCCGGGTATCCTGCTCTGGCCTCTCGGCACTGGCAAGGACTGCCCAGCCCTGTGGATGCAGCTTTTGAGGATGCCCAGGGCCAGATTTGGTTCTTCCAAG GTGCTCAGTACTGGGTATATGACGGTGAGAAGCCAGTCCTAGGCCCTGCACCGCTCTCCAAgctgggcctgcagaggtcccCCGTCCATGCCGCCTTGGTCtggggtgctgagaagaacaAGATCTACTTCTTCCAAGGTGGAGACTATTGGCGTTTCCACCCCAGAACCCAACAAGTGGACAATCCCGTGCCCCGGCGTGCCACTGACTGGCGAGGGGTACCTTCTGAGATCGACGCTGCCTTCCAGGATGCGGAGG gCTATGCCTACTTCCTGCGCGGCCATCTCTACTGGAAGTTTGACCCCGTGAAGGTGAAGGTCCTAGAAGGCTTTCCTCGCTCCATAGGTCCTGACTTCTTTGACTGTGCAGAACCTGCCAATACTTTCCGCTGA